taataattaattaattgcaatacgaatttttattgaattaaatttttattaaaggcTTTACCCACACCCAAAGAAATCagaattaatgaaatattttcaacggaAGATTGCGTTTAtaatttatgcaaaaattcgAAGACTTATAATGAACACCAAAcgaaaaaaatcgtgaaagattctaaatatgaaaattatctGCAACTTTTTGGAAATGTCGTTGATAAACCAGCAACCAACATTACGTTAGAAACTAGATTTGGAGGTGTAATTGATGCAAAATCTAATATGTGCTCCACCAAACGTATTACGATGTTCCCAAAAAAAGGATTTACCATTGATAACCACGAGAAAAATATCGTTAATATTCCGGGTTATAGACAAACGGTTACTTTTGAATCTTGTtagtaagtaattttaattaaataatcgtTTAATATTGTTCTAATCTTATGATTTATAGTGATGGGGAAGAATGTTATGTAGGAAAAGAGTATTTACCAATTGGTGTATCAAGTTCTTGTGAGACGCAATTCATTGTTGTGAGATTGGTTGTTGTAAATGAGGATGACTCCTTAGGTTTAGAACAATTTTCTATCCCGTCT
This region of Onthophagus taurus isolate NC chromosome 3, IU_Otau_3.0, whole genome shotgun sequence genomic DNA includes:
- the LOC111413914 gene encoding uncharacterized protein isoform X2, with protein sequence MMVKSIIFICAIQLIMALPTPKEIRINEIFSTEDCVYNLCKNSKTYNEHQTKKIVKDSKYENYLQLFGNVVDKPATNITLETRFGGVIDAKSNMCSTKRITMFPKKGFTIDNHEKNIVNIPGYRQTVTFESLMGKNVM
- the LOC111413914 gene encoding uncharacterized protein isoform X1; amino-acid sequence: MMVKSIIFICAIQLIMALPTPKEIRINEIFSTEDCVYNLCKNSKTYNEHQTKKIVKDSKYENYLQLFGNVVDKPATNITLETRFGGVIDAKSNMCSTKRITMFPKKGFTIDNHEKNIVNIPGYRQTVTFESCYDGEECYVGKEYLPIGVSSSCETQFIVVRLVVVNEDDSLGLEQFSIPSGCSCMYSNAVRKR